Below is a genomic region from Demequina sp..
TCGCGGCCGCCGACGCGCCGACCAGCAGCACACCAACGAGCATCCCCGGAAGCGTGCTCGCCAAGAGGCCGAGCACAACGAGCGACGCAGCGAACACACCGAACAGTTGGAACACGGCACGGATGGCGCCGCGGTCGGCCATGCGCCCGCCGATGACGTTGCCGATTGTCATGCCGATGCCGAGCATGGCGAGCGCGAGCGGCACGAAGGCGGGGCTCGCGTGGGCCACCTCGGTGGTCATGGGCGCCACGTACGAGTACACGGCGAAGAATCCACCGAACCCTAGGGCGCCGGTGAGAAGCGCGAACCACACCGCCGGCTTGCCGAAGGCGGCGAGTTCTCGGCGCATCGTGGCGTGAGGGTCCTTCTCACCGCGTGGCACGAGGAGGGCGATCGCGACGGTGGCGATGGTGAAGATCACGGCAACGAGGCCGTAGGCGACGCGCCAGCTGGCGTGTTGGCCAACAAAGGTGATCGCGGGGACTCCGACGACGTTCGCGATGGTCAGGCCCGCGAGCACATAGGCGACGGCGCGTCCGCGCTGCGACGGTCCCATGAGGCGCGCGGCCACCAGAGCCGCGATGCCGAAGTAGGCGCCGTGTGGCAACCCGGCGAGGAACCGGAAGGCGAGCGCCGCCCCGAACGTGGGCGCGAGCGCGGACGCGATGGTCGCGACAGTGAACGCGACGCCAAGGGTGACGAGCACGGCTTTGCGCTCGAAGCGGGCGGCGAAGGCGGCGATCGTGGGGGCGCCGACGACAACGCCGAGCGCATAGGCCGAGATGACCCAGCCGGCGCGCGAAATCGCCGCGTCCTGGTTTGAGGCCCACAGCGCCGGCTCGAGGCCCTGCGCGATCTGAGGCAGCACGCCCATCGCGACGAACTCGGTGGTGCCGATGCCAAAGCCGCCGAGCGCGAGCGCGAGCAGCGCCAAGCGCGTCTTCGCAGGCGTAAGTGAGGACAAGGGGCCACCGTCCGGGTCTGAGGTGAGCCCAGCGTCGGGCCTGGTGAGTGAGACGCAGGCAAGCCGCCCGCTATTCCCAACGTTACCGTTCGGTAGGCGAGGGGCACAGCCCAGGCGTGACCCGCGTCCCCAACCCCCGCGGCGCCGAACCCTGTCCACAGGCGGCGCCGCTCCGAGGTGGGACTCTCTTCCGCCAGTCATAACGTGTTATGAGTGACAGAAGAGACACCCACCAGGGCGATGACCCAGCAAGAGGTCAGCCAGATGATCATCGACCAATACCTCGAGGAGTCGCGCCGCGCCGAGGCGAGGTGGGAGGGGTATGACGACGAGCTCGACGACTCGGTGAGCCTCGCGTTTGAGGTGGTGCGCGCCGCCAGGGCGTTTGAGCATCACCTCATGCTCGCGGCCAAAGACCTCACCATGACCGCCCTGCAGGCGCGGTTCGCGTGGTTGCTTGCGACGGAGCCCGGGGGCGTGCCGGTGAGCAGGCTCTGGGTGGAACTGGGGATGAGCCAGCCGGGCGCCCATCAGATGATCCAGCGGATGCTGGCGAGGGGACTCGTCGAACTCGATATCAGCTCGTGGGACACCCGCAACGTGGTGGTGCGGCTCACGGACCTGGGACTGGCCCAGTGGGCGGAGGTCAAGCACCGCTTGCGCGACGTGTGCCAAGAGCTTCGCGACGGCGTGGGCGAGCCACAGGTCCCGGAGCTCCGCGGCAACCTCCAGGAGATCGAGCGCGTCGACGAGCGGTTCCCATTCTTCAGGTCTCTCCGGAACCCCACATGGTTGCTGTCGTGAAAGACTTATCCCCATGCCTGGAACCAATCTCACGCGCGCCGAGGCAGAAGCCCGTGCCGCCATCGTCTCCACCGAGACCTACCGCATCGAGCTGGACCTCACCACCACCGAGGACACCTTCCGCTCAAGCTCGACCGTGACCTTCGCCGCCACCCCCGGCGCGGACACGTTCATCGACCTCATCGCCCCCGAGGTCCTCAGCATCACGCTCAACGGCGAGCAGCTGGACCCCGCCACGCACTTCGCGGACTCCCGCATCACGCTCCCCAACCTCAAGGAGCACAACGAGCTCACCGTGGTCGCCAACTGCGCCTACATGAACACGGGCGAGGGCCTGCACCGCTTCATCGACCCCGAGGACGGCGAGACCTACCTGTACTCGCAGTTCGAGGTCGCGGACACGCGCCGCGTCTACGCCGTGTTCGAGCAGCCGGACCTCAAGGCCACGTTCCAGTTCACGATCGCCGCGCCGCGTCACTGGCACGTGATCTCCAACTCCCCCACGCCGGCCGCGATCCAGACCCTGCAGTACCCGCCGCCCGCTCACGCCACTTGGGCGTTCAAACCCACGCCGCGAATCCCCTGCTACGTCACCGCGATCGTCGCCGGGCCGTACCACCGCGTTGAGGGTTCGGTGCTGAGCCGCAAGGGTCGCATCGGCGCCGACGTGTACTGCCGCAAGGCCCTCGCGGACTACCTGGACGCCGACGTCATCATCGACGAGACGCAGGCCGCATTCGAGTTCTACGAGAAGCACTTCGAGATGGACTACCCGTTCGAGAAGTACGACCAGCTCTTCGTCCCCGAGTTCAACGCGGGCGCCATGGAGAATGCCGGCTGCGTGACCCTGCTCGAGGACTACGTGTTCCGCGGGAAGGTTGCCACGGCACGCCGCGAGCGTCGCACCGTCACCGTGCTCCACGAACTGGCCCACATGTGGTTCGGCGACCTCGTCACCATGAAGTGGTGGAACGACCTGTGGCTCAACGAGAGCTTCGCCGAGTTCGCCTCCACCCTCGCGACCGCAGAGGTCACCAAGTACAAGAACTCGTGGGTGACGTTCAACTCTCTCGAGAAGTCCTGGGCGTACCGCCAGGACCAGCTCCCCAGCACGCACCCGATCATGGCGAACATCCGCGACCTCGAGGATGTGGAGGTCAACTTCGACGGCATCACCTACGCGAAGGGCGCGTCCGTGCTGCGCCAGCTGGTCGCATGGGTGGGCCAGGACGCGTTCTTCCAGGGCGTCGCCGAGTACTTCCGCAAGCACCACCACGGCAACGCCACCCTCGGTGACCTGCTCGCCGAACTGGAGAAAGCGTCGGGCCGCGACCTCAGCAGCTGGTCAGACGTGTGGCTGCAGAAGGCTGGCGTCACCACGCTCCGCCCCGTCATCGAGACGGACGAGAATGACGTGATTACCAGGTTCGACGTGGCCCAGGAGGCCCCCGCCGAATGGCCGACGCTGCGCCCTCACCGCTTGCGCATCGGCGGCTACGACGTGATCGAGGGCCGCCTGGAGCAGGTCTGGATCGAGGAGACCGACGTCGACGGAGCGCTCACGCCGATCCCCGACCTCGTCGGCCGCCCGCGGCCCTCGCTCATCCTCGTCAACGACGACGACCTCGCGTATGCGAAGGTGCGCCTCGACGACGCTTCGCTCGCGACCGCGGTCGGCTCGCTCGACACGCTGCCCCCGCTCCCCCGCTCCCTGGTGCTCGCCGGCGCGTGGGACATGACCCGCGACGCGGAGATGCCCGCTCGCCAGTTCATCTCCCTCGTCCTGGGCAACATCGCCGCCGAGAGCGAGTCCACGGTGGTCCTCGTGCTGCTCCGCCAGCTCGCGACGACGCTCAGCCTGTACGTGGCGCCCGGCGCCGCCAAGGAGGAGACGGAGAAGGCGGCCGACGCGCTGTGGCAGCTCACGCTCCAAGCCGAGGCCGGCAGCGACAACCAGCTGCAGTTCCTCCGCGCGTTTGCAGGCCT
It encodes:
- a CDS encoding MFS transporter, which translates into the protein MSSLTPAKTRLALLALALGGFGIGTTEFVAMGVLPQIAQGLEPALWASNQDAAISRAGWVISAYALGVVVGAPTIAAFAARFERKAVLVTLGVAFTVATIASALAPTFGAALAFRFLAGLPHGAYFGIAALVAARLMGPSQRGRAVAYVLAGLTIANVVGVPAITFVGQHASWRVAYGLVAVIFTIATVAIALLVPRGEKDPHATMRRELAAFGKPAVWFALLTGALGFGGFFAVYSYVAPMTTEVAHASPAFVPLALAMLGIGMTIGNVIGGRMADRGAIRAVFQLFGVFAASLVVLGLLASTLPGMLVGVLLVGASAAAISPAIQTRLMDVAGDSQTMAAAVNHSALNLGNSLGAFLGGAAIAAGWGYLAPTWLGLALCVPGVMFALAGWAVTRRTSGKVADHAQAEPLGAV
- the pepN gene encoding aminopeptidase N; this translates as MPGTNLTRAEAEARAAIVSTETYRIELDLTTTEDTFRSSSTVTFAATPGADTFIDLIAPEVLSITLNGEQLDPATHFADSRITLPNLKEHNELTVVANCAYMNTGEGLHRFIDPEDGETYLYSQFEVADTRRVYAVFEQPDLKATFQFTIAAPRHWHVISNSPTPAAIQTLQYPPPAHATWAFKPTPRIPCYVTAIVAGPYHRVEGSVLSRKGRIGADVYCRKALADYLDADVIIDETQAAFEFYEKHFEMDYPFEKYDQLFVPEFNAGAMENAGCVTLLEDYVFRGKVATARRERRTVTVLHELAHMWFGDLVTMKWWNDLWLNESFAEFASTLATAEVTKYKNSWVTFNSLEKSWAYRQDQLPSTHPIMANIRDLEDVEVNFDGITYAKGASVLRQLVAWVGQDAFFQGVAEYFRKHHHGNATLGDLLAELEKASGRDLSSWSDVWLQKAGVTTLRPVIETDENDVITRFDVAQEAPAEWPTLRPHRLRIGGYDVIEGRLEQVWIEETDVDGALTPIPDLVGRPRPSLILVNDDDLAYAKVRLDDASLATAVGSLDTLPPLPRSLVLAGAWDMTRDAEMPARQFISLVLGNIAAESESTVVLVLLRQLATTLSLYVAPGAAKEETEKAADALWQLTLQAEAGSDNQLQFLRAFAGLASTDAQLDNLEALLDDKLHLDELPIDADLAWDLLGGLVAGGRAEEIAIEVQLSKDATASGQRRAAHSRAALPTAAGKRAAWDALVNPKSGEELPNAIMFEAITGFNRAHDLSLLEPYADEYFAMLRTTYTDRTNETAQNLIEGLYPVELAGRVPDLQAKAEEWLAANEDAHDALKRMVIEGHDGVRRALEAQAKDAQD
- a CDS encoding MarR family winged helix-turn-helix transcriptional regulator, with protein sequence MTEETPTRAMTQQEVSQMIIDQYLEESRRAEARWEGYDDELDDSVSLAFEVVRAARAFEHHLMLAAKDLTMTALQARFAWLLATEPGGVPVSRLWVELGMSQPGAHQMIQRMLARGLVELDISSWDTRNVVVRLTDLGLAQWAEVKHRLRDVCQELRDGVGEPQVPELRGNLQEIERVDERFPFFRSLRNPTWLLS